In Desulfovibrio sp., the sequence ACAATATGTATGACATCGGCCTGAAAACCATGTCCTTTGTTCCCACCCTGGCCTATAAGGTCAACGATACGCTTTCCCTGTCCGTGGGCGCTGAAGTCATGAACGCCCATGTTTACAGGGGCAGCAAGATTCCCACCAGAACCTCGTCCACCACAATGCCCTTTGACAACGACCTGCAACTTGAAGGCAGCGGCTGGGGGGTTGGCGCACACCTTGGCATGCACATGCGCTTCAATGACCAGTGGTCCATGGGCCTGTCGTACAAGAGCCAGGTTACGCTCAATCTTTTTGGCGACGTGGATTTTGGCTATGAGGGCGACAGCCTGCTTACCCGAGCAGGCACTCTGCCCGTGGCCCGGGACCGCAGCGCCAACGCCACCTTGCAGCTGCCCGACTCCATTGCCTGGGGTCTTTCATACAAGCCGCTTGAAAATTTGAGTTTTGAAGTGGGCACTGTCTTTACCCGCTGGTCTACGTATAATGCCCTGAACATCAACATGGGCAACGACTATTCTTCGGTCAACAACAAGGAATGGCGCGACGGCTGGAACTTCAACGGCAGCGTCGAGTACAAGCCTCTGGACTGGTGGAGCCTGCGCGCCGGCGTCGCCTATGAAACCCCGGTGGTCAACGAAAATTACAGCGACTACATGATGCCCACCAACGGGCGTACCACCATGAGCCTTGGCACCGGCGTCACCTGGAACAACTGGACCATTGACCTGGCCTATGCCCATTTGTGGATATACCCTGTGGACTATGACACTACGAGTTCCTCCGGCATCCGTGGCTCCAACCAGATCAAGGGCGGGCACTCTGAAAATGTGCAGGCCAATATTTACATGTTCTCGGTGGGATATACCTTCTAAACGTACATTTTTTCCAAGGCTTTGATGTGGCCCTGAAAGGCCGCATCAGGTTCATCATGGATGCCCCGAACTGACGTTGTCAGACCGGGGCATTCTTTTTTGGGGCTTTACTCAATCGCCATAGTCGTGTGAAACTGTGGCAAAATGCCTTTGCGATATGGTCTCAAAGGTTGAAGGTCATTTTGGCGCAATCCCACGCTTTATATGATGGATAGCGCTGGCGGCCACGCGTAACCCGAAAAAAAAGGATGGTTTGCCATGAGAAAGCACGTAAAAGCCAATGTCAGCTGGGTTGGCTATATAGACTGGGAACTAAAGCATTTTCACGGAGACGAATACTCCATCATCAATGGCTCAAGTCAGAACGCCTATCTGGTTGAAGAAGAAAAAACCGTGCTTATTGATACGGTATGGGCACCGCATCGCTTTGAGTTTATTGAAAATCTCAAATCAGAAATTGACCTCGCAAAACTGGATTACGTGGTGGCCAATCACGGTGAAGTGGACCATTCCGGCGCGCTGACAGAGCTTATGAAGGCGCGGCCGGATTTGCCCATTTACTGCACTGCCAATGCCGTCAAAAGCCTTGAGGGGCAATATGGAAAGCACGGCTGGAACTTTAACGTGGTAAAAACCGGCGACACCCTTGATATAGGCAATGGCAAAAAGCTCGTATTCGTCGAAATGCGCATGCTGCACTGGCCTGACAGCATGGCGACCTATCTTACTGGCGACAATATCCTTTTTTCCAACGACGCCTTTGGGCAGCACTTTGCCGTTGAAGGTCTTTTTAACGACAAGGCCGATCAATGCCTGCTTGAAAAAGAGGCAATGAAATACTATGCCAATATCCTGAATCCTTTTTCTACCTTTGTAGCTAAAAAACTTGAAGAAATTGGCAGCCTGAACATTCCCATAGACATGATAGCCCCAAGCCACGGCGTCATCTGGCGCGACAATCCCATGCAGATTGTAAAAAAATACGCGCAGTGGGCGCAGGACTACCAGGAAGACCAGCTGACCATTGTTTACGACACCATGTGGGAGGGCACCACGCGGCTTGCGCACGCCATTGCGGAGCAGGCCGGAAGGCTCAGCCCCGATACAGAGGTCAAGGTCTTCAACATCTCCAAAACAGACAAGAATGAAATCATGACCGAGGTGCTCAAGTCCCGTGCCATAGCCGTGGGGTCCCCAACGGTCAGCAGCACCATTTTGTCCAGCGTGGCTGGCTGGTTGCACTTCCTGGCGTCATTGAAGTTCAAAAATAAGAAGGCCGCAGTGTTCGGCTGTTATGGCTGGAGCGGCGAGGGCAACAAGGTGCTGCGTGAAGAACTCACCAAGGCGGGTTTTCAGGTTGTGGACGAAAACATTCGTTCTCAATGGAACCCGGAAAAAGAAGATCTTGATAAAAGCGAAGCCATAGTACGGGCATTGCTGACATAGGGACTGTTTCTAAATAATTCTTTTGTCCAATTGGCTGCGTCAAA encodes:
- a CDS encoding OmpP1/FadL family transporter translates to MKVFRALALVMALVFCCSATVRAEGFALNEWSARGVSLAGGLVGRADDVSTLAYNAAGITQVPGTHVMGGLAVIAPMGTIVADMSTGGTKYTSTKPDVWLAPHGFVSHQLNDNVWLGFASFSRFGLGNSFDSNWTGKYNMYDIGLKTMSFVPTLAYKVNDTLSLSVGAEVMNAHVYRGSKIPTRTSSTTMPFDNDLQLEGSGWGVGAHLGMHMRFNDQWSMGLSYKSQVTLNLFGDVDFGYEGDSLLTRAGTLPVARDRSANATLQLPDSIAWGLSYKPLENLSFEVGTVFTRWSTYNALNINMGNDYSSVNNKEWRDGWNFNGSVEYKPLDWWSLRAGVAYETPVVNENYSDYMMPTNGRTTMSLGTGVTWNNWTIDLAYAHLWIYPVDYDTTSSSGIRGSNQIKGGHSENVQANIYMFSVGYTF
- a CDS encoding MBL fold metallo-hydrolase translates to MRKHVKANVSWVGYIDWELKHFHGDEYSIINGSSQNAYLVEEEKTVLIDTVWAPHRFEFIENLKSEIDLAKLDYVVANHGEVDHSGALTELMKARPDLPIYCTANAVKSLEGQYGKHGWNFNVVKTGDTLDIGNGKKLVFVEMRMLHWPDSMATYLTGDNILFSNDAFGQHFAVEGLFNDKADQCLLEKEAMKYYANILNPFSTFVAKKLEEIGSLNIPIDMIAPSHGVIWRDNPMQIVKKYAQWAQDYQEDQLTIVYDTMWEGTTRLAHAIAEQAGRLSPDTEVKVFNISKTDKNEIMTEVLKSRAIAVGSPTVSSTILSSVAGWLHFLASLKFKNKKAAVFGCYGWSGEGNKVLREELTKAGFQVVDENIRSQWNPEKEDLDKSEAIVRALLT